A DNA window from Myxococcales bacterium contains the following coding sequences:
- a CDS encoding (2Fe-2S) ferredoxin domain-containing protein, with product MPHRRRYLFVCTNRRDEGHPKGSCAASGGEELLRRLKAGLLARGVAGDVRACGSTCLDLCEIGATVQQEPEHVSYGRVQPEDVDALLDAVASGGVLERLVVRPPSEAGGAG from the coding sequence GTGCCGCACCGCCGACGCTACCTCTTCGTGTGTACCAACCGCCGCGACGAGGGCCACCCGAAGGGCTCGTGCGCCGCCTCGGGCGGCGAAGAGCTTCTCCGGCGTCTGAAGGCCGGGCTGCTCGCCCGCGGCGTCGCAGGCGACGTGCGCGCGTGTGGGTCGACCTGCCTGGATCTCTGCGAGATTGGCGCCACCGTCCAGCAGGAGCCGGAGCACGTTTCGTACGGCCGCGTCCAGCCCGAAGACGTGGACGCGCTCCTCGACGCCGTGGCTTCGGGCGGAGTGCTCGAGCGCCTGGTGGTGCGGCCGCCGTCGGAAGCGGGCGGCGCCGGCTGA
- a CDS encoding adenylate/guanylate cyclase domain-containing protein, with product MAFDTESPTLQELLRLQDELSAALQRRFGQTLAVCVTDVVGSVEYFRRFGDVAGRALQQRHFDLVQEAIGAHGGRLVDTAGDGAFFVFPDAPSAAEALSAIQRAASAQNLARPREHHLTLRGGLHWGFVLTDGVSVAGDSVNLCARVAGSGKEEGLAEAELRLTRAAYLELPPALRMRCRALPAAHLKGVEPPVTLVALEWEDEATFPTSVRCEETGRVWTLPRRDLLGFGRIAEHEGVKANDVVLEAASPEATSMISRWHFELRRGTTGFALRALSDARTEVNGVTVGKGCEVPLPLGARVVVARTLSLVFVSPREGIAGTRMP from the coding sequence ATGGCGTTCGACACCGAGTCCCCCACGCTGCAGGAGCTCCTTCGCCTCCAGGACGAGCTCTCGGCGGCGCTCCAGCGACGATTTGGGCAAACGCTCGCTGTGTGCGTCACCGACGTCGTGGGCTCGGTGGAGTACTTCCGACGCTTCGGCGACGTCGCGGGGCGGGCGCTCCAGCAGCGCCATTTCGACCTCGTCCAGGAGGCCATCGGGGCGCACGGCGGCCGCTTGGTCGACACCGCGGGGGACGGCGCATTTTTCGTCTTTCCCGACGCCCCCTCGGCGGCCGAGGCCCTCAGCGCCATCCAGCGCGCCGCCTCGGCGCAGAACCTCGCTCGCCCCCGCGAGCACCACCTCACGCTTCGCGGCGGGCTCCACTGGGGCTTCGTGCTCACCGACGGCGTCAGCGTCGCGGGTGACTCGGTGAACCTGTGCGCGCGCGTCGCCGGCAGCGGCAAGGAAGAGGGGCTGGCCGAGGCGGAGCTACGGCTGACGCGGGCGGCCTACCTCGAGCTTCCGCCTGCGCTGCGCATGCGATGCCGGGCGCTCCCTGCGGCCCACCTCAAGGGGGTCGAGCCGCCCGTCACGCTCGTGGCCCTCGAGTGGGAGGATGAGGCCACGTTTCCCACGAGCGTTCGGTGCGAGGAGACGGGACGCGTCTGGACCCTCCCGCGCCGCGATCTCCTCGGCTTCGGGCGCATCGCCGAGCATGAGGGGGTCAAGGCGAACGACGTCGTGCTCGAGGCCGCCAGTCCCGAGGCCACTTCGATGATCAGCCGGTGGCACTTCGAGCTTCGGCGGGGCACGACCGGCTTCGCGCTCCGCGCGCTCTCCGACGCGCGCACGGAGGTGAACGGCGTCACGGTCGGCAAGGGCTGCGAGGTGCCGCTGCCGCTCGGGGCCCGCGTCGTCGTGGCGCGGACGCTCTCCTTGGTGTTCGTCTCCCCCCGCGAGGGCATCGCGGGCACGCGGATGCCCTAG
- a CDS encoding general secretion pathway protein GspC — MAVDQLIRRNFWAVLLVPVGLLAYVSAKTVTSLAGALFLTPDEKHLTTPPLVARAAPTASSVARVTSADVILSRNPFDHVAGALNAPPPSDTPEATAAVDTSDPMTAPRCDGVKVLVITASSDPDWSFAAMTTGAETKSQLRRRGGEIAGKKVHFVGWDRVWLENGSALCQVGLWQPAQAEAAPAPVSPQPAKRGGGAPGIDPSISKGIVKVSANEFNVDRGVVDKILENQADLMRQARIVPEQENGKVVGIRLFGVRADTLLGTLGMENGDRLQTINGFDIASPEKALEAYARLRTADKLNITLNRRGQNMNIDYNIK, encoded by the coding sequence ATGGCGGTCGATCAGCTGATTCGACGAAACTTCTGGGCCGTGCTCCTCGTGCCTGTTGGGCTCCTGGCGTACGTGTCCGCGAAGACGGTGACCTCGCTCGCGGGGGCGCTCTTCCTCACCCCCGACGAGAAGCACCTGACCACACCGCCGCTCGTCGCGCGCGCAGCCCCGACGGCCTCATCCGTGGCCCGAGTGACGTCCGCGGACGTCATCCTCTCGCGGAACCCGTTCGACCACGTCGCCGGCGCCCTGAACGCCCCGCCGCCGTCGGACACGCCGGAGGCGACCGCGGCGGTCGACACCAGCGACCCGATGACCGCGCCGCGCTGCGATGGAGTGAAGGTGCTGGTGATCACCGCCTCGTCCGACCCCGACTGGTCCTTCGCGGCCATGACGACCGGGGCTGAGACGAAATCGCAGCTCCGCCGGCGGGGCGGGGAAATCGCCGGCAAGAAGGTTCACTTCGTGGGGTGGGACCGCGTGTGGCTCGAGAACGGCTCGGCGCTCTGCCAGGTGGGCCTCTGGCAGCCTGCGCAGGCGGAGGCCGCCCCCGCGCCCGTGAGCCCGCAGCCCGCCAAGCGAGGTGGCGGCGCCCCGGGCATCGACCCCTCGATCTCCAAGGGCATCGTCAAGGTGAGCGCGAACGAGTTCAACGTCGACCGCGGCGTGGTCGACAAGATCCTGGAGAACCAGGCCGATCTCATGCGCCAGGCGCGCATCGTGCCCGAGCAGGAGAACGGCAAGGTGGTCGGCATCCGCCTCTTCGGCGTCCGCGCCGACACGCTCCTCGGCACTCTCGGCATGGAGAACGGCGATCGCCTGCAGACCATCAACGGGTTCGACATCGCGAGCCCGGAGAAGGCCCTCGAGGCGTACGCCCGCCTGCGCACGGCCGACAAGCTCAACATCACGTTGAACCGTCGCGGCCAGAACATGAACATCGACTACAACATCAAGTGA
- a CDS encoding sigma-54-dependent Fis family transcriptional regulator has translation MSDARDPREGDPPRSASAAPGAPSLDVTILVVDDERSNVESLEKIFSREGMRVLAAYDARSALDILRQHRVHVVLTDLMMPGITGLELLRAVKQVSPEVEVVLMTAFGSVEAAVSAMRDGAYDFVEKPLRRLAIVKSVKKAAERQRLVAENRSLKQEIKLLSRREIVGNSPALRRVVEVCSQAAPSQATVLVLGESGTGKELLARSVHDRSGRARGPFVAVNCAAIPETILESELFGHERGSFTGAVARKEGRFARAAGGTLFLDEIGELTPQVQVKLLRVLQEGEYEPVGGEPTKADVRVVAATNRDLTAEVQAGRFREDLFYRLNVIAVTAPPLRARREDIPLLVDHFLLMYCAKNGKAKPSVARGAMEALLDYPWPGNVRELENVIERAVVLSRSDTISEADLPDNLAETKAPLARTLEFPIGTPLSEIEHRVIRETLRHAKGDKSVAAQLLGISTRTIYRKLDGVTDDA, from the coding sequence ATGAGCGACGCGCGTGATCCGCGTGAGGGCGACCCGCCGCGGAGCGCGAGCGCCGCGCCGGGCGCACCCAGCCTGGACGTGACCATCCTCGTCGTCGACGACGAGCGCTCCAACGTCGAATCCCTCGAGAAGATCTTCTCGCGCGAGGGAATGCGCGTGCTCGCGGCCTACGACGCGCGCAGCGCCCTCGACATCCTCCGGCAGCACCGCGTGCACGTCGTCCTGACCGACCTCATGATGCCCGGCATCACGGGGCTCGAGCTCTTGCGGGCCGTGAAGCAGGTGAGCCCGGAGGTGGAGGTCGTGCTCATGACCGCCTTCGGATCGGTCGAGGCGGCGGTCTCGGCGATGCGCGACGGGGCCTACGACTTCGTCGAGAAGCCGCTCCGCCGGCTCGCGATCGTGAAGAGCGTGAAGAAGGCGGCCGAGCGGCAGCGCCTCGTGGCCGAGAACCGCTCTCTGAAGCAGGAAATCAAGCTGCTCTCTCGGCGTGAGATAGTGGGCAACTCGCCCGCGCTGCGGCGCGTGGTCGAGGTGTGCTCGCAGGCCGCGCCGAGCCAGGCGACCGTGCTCGTGCTCGGCGAGAGCGGCACCGGCAAGGAGCTGCTCGCGCGCAGCGTCCACGACCGCTCCGGGCGCGCGCGCGGCCCCTTCGTCGCCGTGAACTGCGCGGCCATTCCCGAGACCATCCTCGAGAGCGAGCTGTTCGGTCACGAGCGAGGGTCGTTCACCGGCGCGGTCGCGAGGAAAGAGGGCCGGTTCGCCCGAGCGGCTGGCGGCACCCTCTTCCTCGACGAGATCGGCGAGCTTACGCCGCAGGTCCAGGTGAAGCTCCTCCGGGTCCTCCAGGAGGGCGAGTACGAGCCCGTCGGCGGCGAGCCCACGAAGGCCGACGTCCGCGTGGTCGCCGCCACGAACCGCGATCTCACCGCCGAGGTTCAGGCCGGTCGCTTCCGCGAGGATCTGTTCTACCGCCTCAACGTCATCGCCGTCACCGCGCCGCCCCTCCGCGCGCGCCGCGAGGACATCCCGCTGCTCGTCGACCACTTCCTGCTCATGTACTGCGCGAAGAACGGCAAGGCGAAGCCCAGCGTCGCGCGCGGCGCCATGGAAGCGCTGCTCGACTACCCCTGGCCCGGAAACGTCCGCGAGCTCGAGAACGTCATCGAGCGGGCCGTCGTGCTGTCGCGCTCCGACACGATCTCTGAGGCCGACCTGCCCGACAACCTCGCCGAGACGAAAGCGCCTCTCGCGCGGACCCTCGAGTTCCCCATCGGCACGCCGCTGTCGGAGATCGAGCACCGGGTCATTCGCGAGACCCTGCGCCACGCCAAAGGCGACAAGTCGGTCGCGGCCCAGCTCCTCGGGATCTCGACCCGGACCATCTACCGCAAGCTCGACGGCGTCACCGACGACGCGTGA
- a CDS encoding cupredoxin domain-containing protein has translation MTSSRSSHTRPLVRARLAHLAPLLAVGLSATALGCKTAPLAPGGGKVAVTADANGFSPSSVKVEKGAPLELTFTRTTEETCATKVVFPELGVTKELPLNTPVAITVPTGDARTLTFQCGMGMYKSKIVIQ, from the coding sequence ATGACGTCGTCCCGCTCGAGCCACACGCGGCCGCTCGTTCGCGCTCGCCTCGCCCACCTCGCCCCGCTCCTCGCCGTGGGCCTCTCGGCCACCGCGCTCGGCTGCAAGACCGCGCCGCTCGCGCCCGGGGGCGGGAAGGTCGCCGTCACCGCCGACGCGAACGGGTTCTCCCCGAGCTCGGTCAAGGTCGAGAAGGGGGCGCCGCTCGAGCTCACGTTCACCCGCACGACCGAGGAGACCTGCGCGACCAAGGTCGTCTTTCCGGAGCTCGGCGTGACGAAGGAGCTGCCGCTGAACACGCCGGTCGCCATCACCGTGCCCACGGGCGACGCGCGTACGCTCACGTTTCAGTGCGGCATGGGCATGTACAAGAGCAAGATCGTCATCCAGTGA
- the bioA gene encoding adenosylmethionine--8-amino-7-oxononanoate transaminase — MSARAEIVALDRAHVWHPYTAADLWEREDPLVVASASGAWLVDVDGGRYLDGNASWWTKTLGHGHPRLREALARQCALADHVAFAGITHEPAARLAEELVQVAPPGLERVFYTDNGSGAIEVAVKIALQSFRQRGRPEKTRFVALDGAYHGDTVGAASLGGVELFRRPFAGVLFECLHAKTSDPLGLPRVFAALEALLREHAATVAAVFVEPVLQGAEGMRTYSPELLTRLRAVCTELDILLVCDEVFTGYGRTGPMWASAHAGVSPDMMCLGKAFSQLLPMGATLATRELYDQFRGDKERALLYGHTFAGNPLGAAVAREVLAIYRDEDVLGQVGAKAPRLRALVDDLAKLPGVSRPRALGMVAAVDLDGEASPFEGEASDYLGAAGWRVYREARARGAYLRPLGNTVYLCPPLTIDDHELDTLLSIFAESVRAALA, encoded by the coding sequence TTGAGCGCGCGCGCCGAGATCGTGGCGCTCGACCGGGCGCACGTGTGGCACCCCTACACGGCCGCCGACCTCTGGGAGCGCGAGGACCCCCTCGTTGTCGCGAGCGCCAGCGGCGCGTGGCTCGTCGACGTCGACGGCGGGCGCTACCTCGACGGGAACGCGTCTTGGTGGACCAAGACCCTCGGGCACGGCCACCCACGCCTGCGCGAGGCCCTCGCGCGGCAGTGTGCCCTCGCCGACCACGTCGCTTTCGCCGGCATCACCCATGAGCCCGCCGCGCGGCTCGCCGAGGAGCTCGTCCAGGTCGCGCCGCCGGGTCTCGAACGTGTATTCTACACGGACAACGGCTCGGGCGCGATCGAGGTGGCCGTCAAGATCGCGCTGCAGTCGTTTCGCCAGCGCGGTCGCCCGGAGAAGACCCGGTTCGTCGCCCTCGACGGCGCGTACCACGGGGACACCGTCGGCGCGGCGAGCCTCGGCGGCGTCGAGCTCTTTCGGCGCCCGTTCGCGGGGGTCCTCTTCGAATGCCTGCACGCAAAGACCTCGGATCCGCTCGGCCTCCCTCGGGTGTTCGCGGCCTTGGAGGCGCTCCTTCGCGAGCACGCAGCGACCGTCGCGGCGGTGTTCGTCGAGCCGGTGCTTCAGGGGGCCGAGGGCATGCGCACCTATTCGCCGGAGCTCCTGACTCGGCTCCGCGCGGTCTGCACCGAGCTCGACATCCTGCTCGTGTGCGACGAGGTGTTCACCGGCTACGGGCGGACGGGCCCCATGTGGGCCTCGGCCCACGCGGGCGTCTCGCCCGACATGATGTGCCTCGGCAAGGCCTTCTCCCAGCTGCTCCCGATGGGCGCCACGCTCGCGACGCGGGAGCTCTACGACCAGTTCCGCGGCGACAAAGAGCGCGCGCTCCTCTACGGGCACACGTTCGCCGGCAACCCGCTCGGCGCGGCGGTGGCGCGCGAGGTGCTGGCGATTTACCGCGACGAGGACGTGCTCGGCCAGGTCGGCGCGAAGGCCCCGCGGCTGCGGGCGCTCGTGGACGACCTCGCCAAGCTGCCCGGGGTCTCCCGGCCACGCGCGCTGGGGATGGTGGCCGCGGTCGATCTCGACGGCGAAGCCTCACCGTTCGAGGGCGAGGCCTCCGACTACCTCGGGGCCGCGGGATGGCGTGTGTACCGAGAGGCGCGCGCGCGCGGGGCGTACCTGCGACCGCTCGGCAACACCGTGTACCTGTGCCCGCCGCTCACCATCGACGATCACGAGCTCGACACCCTGCTCTCCATCTTCGCGGAGAGCGTGCGCGCCGCGCTCGCGTGA
- a CDS encoding cyclic nucleotide-binding domain-containing protein has translation MATVTSLRTDWERAVESNRPQDALTALRGLQRLEPKEPRWPHRLGETLRRLGKHQEAAEAFLRAIELYHTQGFAARAEALAKSVLQLSPSKADVVAQIRALPTPSGPSSPFLAGSAKMRAAAPTRPSVDPEVAASPKRAEPPPLPPSELLTAPGAEPGRTAPASSTPPGASASASPTARPADEAPATGTPPAEGLASGKPPGEAPVRRGPPPIPTAATPRFDTDTKPSAGRLLIPREDGDERSSSRVEVVPRRAPDPPPVPRRASTTMPVPAPAPTRPVLPREEEDDAPSSRRDHSVEVVGPVGPRAFPTRQSLERSDLRSPSEAARPYTSSTFPTRPALDLGLDLRRQAADAPPASRRDQEGEQLGPLRARPPTAPPPSSRPVPAVETPRVPAVRMPPAALGVAREDDDVPASSRPHAIEVLAPARERRSERAEPPSSRPAALQERTAPPPLGGRAGPPPIPRAAVEPPSSSRVPGSVRPPRFDPRSDDAPLPLAATPPPTSTHTSPPASTPPEERERVLGAAAPPVPPVAPAPDATPAPPAVATSPAPPAPAAALAPPVIAPPPAPPVVAPSPTPAAHRAEAPPEARPRPHVLVPEPDPFPSAPANASPPAALDRLVAVAAPVREPAASYPTPPFGSVRSAPPGPLGVGEVEGNGLDSALAAEQLRSPRLPSRDLDAAPALAHAARPEAEEPRGRHGAPTQPPPPLELAPSPVFEAVPRREPPPVPLAQPAPEQPEAPEPPPTLDPAREPPPVPLAQPAPEQPEAPEPPPTLDPAREPPPVPLAQPAPLPVAPPPLPVAGLALPVAPPPLPVAAPAVGTPGLEPPSLSEDIVIDVRDSEPPPSRPLPTLPGAGEPLFPLGSRYTIPFPFEPQEDAPPPSSVRPPLGAPRVAEPLASGPRAAAPSQPAIPEASAAADLAEAPEAPVDSLDVIEVEDDLEILEVIPAPKRAPPLPPRPAPRPLPASPVEPPAAAAASNAPATPPTSPALQPPAPPALPPAAAVAAAPPASADPAELGAPPGGDELRHTLPFPSSDVQLESSPGSVRRPPPAETLAASARQTLIGNPLLAVAEARARVPTVAPVVADAPHTEDTPAGLAAAPDVETAAPAPTPAAPDIETAAPAPTPAAPDIETAAPAPTPAAPDIEPAAPAPTPAAPDIETAAPAPTTPAAPAPVVTPDLLGALVSDLGSEAASAVAASAAIVEFPATSPVFTRDEPADGLYVVLSGRLRVDGVTLEAGALVGAEAILAGALRAHDAQPIGDLATLVRIPRTALEGLSKTYPEVELAVRRHLERNLIDRLLASSPLFSVFDPDTQRQFLELFELRSVTADETLEQRGQRADALWILLVGQLTLEDEGGSLTSVPVRGIVGAGAVLGAPAPATLRSTRPGLVLRLGARRFGRLMLEYPPALAHLSELT, from the coding sequence ATGGCCACCGTCACGTCGCTCCGAACCGACTGGGAGAGAGCGGTCGAGAGCAATCGACCGCAAGACGCCCTCACCGCGTTGAGAGGACTGCAACGCCTGGAGCCGAAGGAGCCCCGCTGGCCCCACCGCCTAGGCGAGACCCTGCGACGCCTTGGCAAGCACCAGGAAGCGGCCGAGGCCTTCCTTCGCGCGATTGAACTCTACCACACCCAAGGCTTCGCGGCCCGCGCCGAGGCGCTCGCGAAGTCGGTGCTCCAGCTCTCCCCGTCCAAAGCGGACGTGGTGGCGCAGATCCGAGCGCTCCCCACACCTTCGGGGCCCTCGAGTCCTTTCCTGGCGGGCTCGGCGAAGATGCGGGCGGCGGCTCCTACCCGCCCGTCCGTCGACCCTGAGGTCGCCGCGAGCCCGAAGCGCGCAGAGCCGCCGCCGCTTCCACCGTCCGAGCTGCTGACGGCGCCCGGCGCCGAACCAGGGCGCACGGCGCCGGCGTCGTCGACTCCCCCGGGCGCCTCGGCGAGCGCCTCCCCCACGGCGAGGCCGGCCGACGAGGCACCGGCCACGGGCACGCCACCCGCCGAGGGGCTGGCCTCAGGAAAGCCGCCCGGCGAAGCACCGGTGCGGCGGGGGCCGCCCCCGATCCCCACGGCCGCGACTCCCCGCTTCGACACCGATACGAAGCCGAGCGCCGGTAGGCTCCTGATCCCCCGTGAAGATGGCGACGAACGGAGCTCGTCGCGGGTGGAGGTCGTGCCTCGGCGCGCGCCCGACCCGCCCCCGGTGCCACGCCGCGCCTCGACGACCATGCCGGTCCCCGCGCCGGCCCCAACCCGGCCGGTCCTCCCACGCGAGGAAGAGGACGACGCGCCCTCGTCCCGACGCGATCACAGCGTCGAGGTCGTGGGGCCCGTGGGGCCGCGCGCGTTCCCTACGCGACAGAGCCTGGAGCGCTCTGACCTCCGAAGCCCGAGCGAGGCCGCTCGCCCCTACACTTCCTCGACCTTCCCGACGCGCCCGGCCCTCGATCTCGGCCTCGACCTCCGCCGCCAGGCCGCCGACGCACCGCCTGCCTCCCGGCGCGACCAAGAGGGCGAGCAGCTCGGGCCCCTCCGAGCACGTCCGCCGACCGCGCCGCCGCCCTCGAGTCGCCCCGTCCCCGCCGTCGAGACCCCCCGCGTCCCCGCCGTCCGAATGCCGCCGGCGGCGCTCGGCGTCGCGCGAGAGGACGACGACGTGCCGGCGTCTTCCCGTCCGCACGCGATCGAAGTCCTCGCGCCAGCGCGGGAGCGCCGCTCGGAGCGCGCTGAGCCGCCGTCGTCGCGGCCGGCGGCGCTCCAAGAGCGGACCGCTCCGCCCCCGCTCGGCGGGCGCGCGGGGCCGCCCCCGATACCGCGCGCGGCGGTGGAGCCCCCCTCGTCGTCGCGCGTGCCTGGGTCTGTTCGCCCCCCTCGCTTCGACCCGAGGAGCGACGACGCCCCCCTACCGCTCGCAGCGACTCCACCACCCACATCCACCCACACCTCTCCGCCCGCCTCCACGCCCCCCGAGGAGCGCGAACGCGTGCTCGGCGCGGCCGCACCGCCCGTTCCCCCGGTGGCCCCCGCTCCCGACGCCACGCCAGCGCCGCCGGCGGTCGCGACATCGCCGGCACCGCCCGCTCCCGCCGCGGCGCTAGCGCCGCCGGTAATCGCCCCACCGCCGGCGCCACCGGTGGTCGCTCCATCGCCGACACCCGCGGCGCATCGCGCGGAGGCTCCGCCCGAGGCGCGCCCCCGCCCGCACGTGCTGGTCCCGGAGCCGGATCCGTTCCCCAGCGCCCCGGCCAACGCTTCCCCACCGGCGGCGCTCGACAGGCTTGTCGCCGTGGCGGCCCCCGTGCGCGAGCCCGCGGCCTCCTATCCGACGCCGCCCTTCGGCTCGGTCCGGAGCGCGCCCCCAGGCCCCCTCGGGGTCGGCGAGGTCGAGGGGAACGGCCTCGACAGCGCCCTCGCGGCGGAGCAACTCCGATCGCCGCGCCTGCCCTCGCGTGACCTCGACGCCGCGCCGGCGCTCGCCCACGCAGCGCGGCCCGAGGCCGAGGAGCCCCGCGGACGCCATGGGGCACCGACCCAGCCCCCGCCTCCGCTCGAGCTCGCACCGAGCCCCGTGTTCGAGGCGGTGCCACGCCGCGAGCCTCCACCGGTTCCCCTCGCGCAGCCCGCGCCCGAGCAGCCCGAGGCGCCCGAGCCTCCGCCGACGCTCGACCCCGCGCGCGAGCCTCCACCGGTTCCCCTCGCGCAGCCCGCGCCCGAGCAGCCCGAGGCGCCCGAGCCTCCGCCGACGCTCGACCCCGCGCGCGAGCCTCCACCGGTTCCCCTCGCGCAGCCCGCGCCCCTTCCAGTCGCTCCGCCTCCCCTCCCGGTCGCCGGTCTCGCCCTTCCGGTCGCTCCGCCTCCGCTCCCCGTCGCGGCGCCCGCGGTGGGCACCCCCGGGCTCGAGCCTCCGTCGCTCTCGGAGGACATCGTCATCGACGTCCGCGACTCCGAGCCACCTCCGTCGCGGCCTCTCCCCACGCTCCCGGGCGCGGGCGAGCCGCTGTTCCCGCTCGGCTCGCGATACACCATCCCATTTCCGTTCGAGCCCCAAGAGGACGCCCCCCCCCCCTCGAGCGTCCGACCGCCGCTCGGGGCGCCGCGGGTGGCGGAGCCGCTCGCCTCGGGCCCGCGCGCGGCGGCGCCATCCCAGCCCGCGATCCCCGAAGCCTCGGCGGCCGCGGACCTGGCCGAAGCGCCCGAAGCGCCCGTCGACTCGCTCGACGTGATCGAGGTTGAGGACGACCTCGAGATCCTCGAGGTCATCCCGGCGCCGAAGCGTGCGCCACCGCTCCCTCCGCGCCCGGCGCCGCGGCCGCTTCCCGCCAGCCCGGTCGAGCCTCCAGCCGCCGCGGCGGCGTCCAACGCGCCAGCTACGCCACCCACCTCGCCGGCGCTCCAGCCGCCGGCGCCTCCGGCGCTTCCGCCAGCAGCAGCCGTAGCGGCAGCCCCGCCTGCGAGCGCGGACCCCGCGGAGCTCGGCGCACCGCCCGGAGGCGACGAGCTGCGCCACACGCTGCCCTTTCCCTCCTCCGACGTGCAGCTCGAGTCGAGCCCCGGCTCGGTCCGGCGCCCGCCTCCCGCCGAAACCCTCGCGGCCAGCGCACGCCAGACGCTGATCGGAAACCCGCTGCTGGCGGTGGCAGAGGCGCGGGCGCGGGTGCCGACCGTCGCCCCCGTCGTGGCGGACGCCCCGCACACGGAGGACACGCCCGCGGGTCTCGCCGCCGCGCCCGACGTCGAGACAGCTGCGCCCGCTCCCACGCCCGCCGCGCCGGACATCGAGACGGCTGCGCCCGCTCCCACGCCCGCCGCGCCCGACATCGAGACGGCTGCGCCCGCTCCCACGCCCGCCGCGCCCGACATCGAGCCGGCTGCGCCCGCTCCCACGCCCGCCGCGCCCGACATCGAGACGGCTGCGCCCGCTCCCACCACGCCCGCCGCGCCCGCGCCTGTCGTCACACCCGATCTCTTGGGCGCGCTCGTCAGCGATCTTGGCTCCGAGGCGGCCAGCGCCGTCGCGGCCAGCGCCGCGATCGTCGAGTTCCCGGCGACGTCGCCGGTCTTCACGCGCGACGAGCCCGCGGATGGCCTCTACGTGGTGCTCTCCGGCCGACTCCGGGTGGACGGGGTGACGCTGGAGGCCGGGGCGCTGGTAGGCGCGGAGGCGATCCTGGCCGGAGCGCTCCGCGCGCATGACGCCCAGCCGATCGGCGACCTGGCGACGCTCGTGCGGATCCCGCGGACGGCGCTCGAGGGGCTCTCGAAGACGTACCCCGAGGTGGAGCTCGCCGTGCGGAGGCACCTCGAGCGGAATCTCATCGATCGCCTCCTCGCGTCCTCTCCCCTCTTCTCCGTGTTCGATCCCGACACCCAGAGGCAGTTCCTGGAGCTCTTCGAGCTACGCTCGGTGACCGCCGACGAGACACTCGAACAGCGGGGCCAGCGCGCAGATGCGCTCTGGATCTTGCTCGTGGGTCAGCTGACTCTCGAGGACGAGGGGGGGAGCCTGACCTCGGTTCCCGTGCGCGGCATCGTCGGGGCCGGAGCCGTGCTCGGCGCGCCCGCTCCAGCAACCCTCCGGTCGACGCGCCCCGGACTCGTGCTTCGGCTAGGCGCCCGACGTTTCGGGCGCCTGATGCTCGAGTACCCGCCGGCGCTGGCGCACCTGTCCGAGCTGACCTAG